The following are from one region of the Ignavibacteriota bacterium genome:
- a CDS encoding NADH-quinone oxidoreductase subunit C produces MKTAEEIFNQLKEKFGSSVIELKTDKPVEPFVIVNPLEVDKICLFLKDEKDLQFDSLMNLSGVDDANGTKEKDDKGLETIKGGTLSVYYHTESTKLKHKLTIKASTDREKPEVVSVTEVWKGADWHEREAYDMYGIIFLNHPDLRRILMPYDWEFGYPLRKDYKNPEFYQGMKVPY; encoded by the coding sequence ATGAAAACTGCTGAAGAAATATTCAATCAATTAAAAGAAAAATTTGGGTCATCAGTCATTGAACTCAAGACTGATAAACCAGTTGAACCTTTTGTGATTGTAAATCCACTTGAAGTTGATAAGATATGTTTATTCCTCAAAGATGAAAAGGATCTGCAATTTGATTCATTGATGAATCTTTCTGGAGTTGATGATGCAAATGGTACAAAAGAAAAAGATGATAAAGGTTTAGAAACTATTAAAGGCGGAACTCTAAGTGTTTACTATCATACAGAATCCACAAAATTAAAACATAAGCTTACTATCAAAGCTTCAACTGACAGAGAAAAACCAGAAGTCGTATCTGTTACTGAAGTTTGGAAAGGTGCAGACTGGCACGAGCGAGAAGCTTATGATATGTACGGAATTATTTTTCTAAATCATCCCGACTTAAGAAGAATTTTAATGCCTTATGATTGGGAATTTGGTTATCCATTAAGGAAAGATTACAAGAATCCTGAGTTTTATCAGGGGATGAAAGTTCCTTATTAG
- a CDS encoding NADH-quinone oxidoreductase subunit A, with translation MLTEFGKVFVFILTAALFVVVAIYVSRLLRPKRPTFEKLTTYECGENPEGSPWVKFNIRFYVVALIFLIFDVEVVLLIPWALVFKEIGIVGYLIGAIFLLLLAVGMAYEWKKGDLEWARPKIKEPTLEIIKSTEIKKEEFKTAI, from the coding sequence ATGCTAACAGAATTCGGTAAGGTATTCGTCTTCATTTTAACAGCAGCACTTTTCGTTGTTGTTGCTATCTATGTTTCCCGTCTTCTCCGACCAAAGCGACCCACTTTTGAAAAACTGACAACTTATGAATGTGGTGAAAATCCTGAAGGTTCACCTTGGGTTAAATTCAACATTCGCTTTTATGTAGTAGCTCTCATCTTTTTAATATTTGATGTTGAAGTCGTTTTATTAATTCCCTGGGCTTTGGTTTTTAAGGAGATTGGAATAGTCGGATATTTAATTGGTGCTATCTTCCTGCTTCTTTTAGCAGTTGGAATGGCTTACGAATGGAAAAAAGGGGACCTTGAATGGGCAAGACCTAAAATCAAAGAACCAACCCTCGAAATAATTAAATCAACAGAAATTAAAAAAGAAGAATTTAAGACAGCAATCTGA
- a CDS encoding four helix bundle protein has translation MHNYKELKVWQKARELVKFTYQLTKKFPKEEIYSLISQVRRAVVSIPFNIAEGAGHSSKKEFSRFLEIAYASTCELDTQIILSFDLEFINQTELNDSTNYIKELQKILNGLIKSLKK, from the coding sequence ATGCATAATTATAAAGAATTGAAAGTCTGGCAAAAAGCAAGGGAGTTAGTGAAGTTCACTTATCAACTCACTAAAAAATTTCCAAAAGAAGAAATTTATTCTTTGATATCACAAGTTAGACGAGCAGTTGTTTCGATTCCATTCAATATTGCTGAAGGTGCCGGTCATTCTTCTAAAAAAGAATTTTCAAGATTTTTAGAGATTGCTTATGCATCAACTTGTGAACTTGATACACAGATAATTTTATCGTTCGACTTGGAATTTATTAATCAAACTGAATTAAACGATTCAACTAATTACATCAAAGAATTACAAAAAATATTGAACGGTTTAATAAAATCGCTAAAAAAATAA
- a CDS encoding NADH-quinone oxidoreductase subunit D, producing MSQYSIQNTKDSKLKTEEMVLNMGPQHPSTHGVLRLELQLDGEIIKDVVPHIGYLHRCFEKHCEAMTYPQVIPYTDRMDYLASMYNEFGYAVAMERLLKIEVPERVDYIRVIMGELQRIASHLVAIGTYGADIGAFTPFLFCFRDRERILHLFEITCGARLLYNYIWIGGLSHDIHPDFIRLTKEFIKDFRPNVKELNELLSYNRIFIERTANVGVLPLETAINYGVSGPNLRASGMKWDLRKDDPYSVYHKFDYDIPVGTGEKGKVGDCWDRYYVRVLEMEESLKIIEQAIEQIPDGDVSSAIPKRIKPPEGQIYARVENPRGELGYFIISDGSLNPARVKARAPSFVTMQVFPELCKGFMVADVVAILGSIDIVLGEIDR from the coding sequence ATGTCTCAATACTCAATACAAAATACTAAAGACTCAAAACTAAAAACCGAAGAAATGGTATTGAATATGGGACCTCAGCACCCGTCAACCCACGGTGTGTTAAGGCTTGAGCTTCAGCTTGATGGAGAAATCATAAAAGATGTTGTTCCTCATATTGGTTATCTTCACAGATGTTTTGAGAAACACTGCGAAGCTATGACTTATCCACAGGTAATTCCTTACACTGACAGAATGGATTATTTAGCCTCGATGTATAATGAATTCGGATACGCTGTTGCAATGGAAAGATTGTTGAAGATTGAAGTCCCGGAAAGAGTTGATTATATAAGAGTGATTATGGGTGAACTTCAAAGAATTGCATCTCACTTAGTTGCAATCGGTACTTACGGTGCAGACATTGGAGCATTCACACCTTTCCTCTTTTGTTTCAGAGATCGCGAAAGAATTCTTCATCTTTTTGAAATTACTTGCGGTGCAAGACTTCTATATAATTATATCTGGATTGGCGGACTTTCTCATGACATACATCCGGATTTTATCAGACTTACAAAAGAATTTATAAAAGATTTCAGACCAAACGTAAAAGAGTTGAACGAACTTCTTTCCTATAACAGAATTTTTATTGAAAGAACTGCAAATGTTGGTGTTCTTCCATTGGAAACAGCTATCAATTATGGAGTAAGCGGACCAAATCTTCGCGCCAGCGGAATGAAGTGGGACTTAAGAAAAGATGATCCTTATTCTGTCTATCACAAATTTGATTATGATATTCCGGTTGGAACAGGTGAAAAAGGAAAAGTTGGCGATTGCTGGGATCGATATTACGTTCGTGTTTTGGAGATGGAAGAAAGTCTGAAAATAATTGAGCAGGCTATCGAACAAATTCCTGATGGTGATGTATCCTCTGCAATTCCAAAAAGAATTAAACCACCTGAAGGACAGATTTATGCAAGAGTTGAAAACCCGCGTGGTGAATTAGGTTATTTTATTATTAGTGATGGCTCGTTAAATCCTGCAAGAGTAAAAGCCAGAGCACCTTCATTTGTTACAATGCAGGTGTTTCCTGAACTATGTAAAGGTTTTATGGTTGCCGATGTTGTGGCAATTCTCGGAAGCATCGATATTGTTTTAGGAGAAATTGACAGATGA
- a CDS encoding dihydroorotate dehydrogenase — translation MSSVDLSVNIGSLTLRNPIMLASGTAGYGNEISEFTDLNMLGGIVTKSLSLKPRKGNPPQRIVETPSGMLNAIGLANVGVEVFIKEKIPFLKNYNVPLICNIAASTIEEYVECTKILTTEETIKAFEINVSCPNVKDGGLSFGNNLKAVAAITEKVRAVTNKPLIIKLSPNVSYIFEFAQAAKENGADAVSAINTLVGASFNILTRKPKIHNITGGLSGPAIKPIAIAKVLEISRQVKIPIIGVGGIMDWKDVIEFIIAGSTAVQIGTLNFIDPTAPGKIVNQLEEFCINNGIKKITDLIASYKL, via the coding sequence ATGAGCAGCGTAGATTTATCTGTAAATATTGGATCGCTAACTTTACGAAATCCCATTATGCTTGCTTCGGGGACTGCCGGTTACGGTAATGAAATATCTGAATTTACAGATTTGAATATGCTTGGTGGTATTGTAACAAAATCATTAAGCCTGAAACCAAGAAAAGGAAATCCGCCGCAAAGAATAGTTGAAACTCCTTCAGGTATGTTGAATGCAATTGGACTTGCAAATGTTGGGGTTGAAGTTTTTATAAAAGAAAAAATCCCATTCCTTAAAAATTACAATGTTCCTTTGATATGTAATATTGCTGCAAGTACGATCGAGGAGTACGTTGAGTGTACAAAAATTCTCACCACAGAAGAAACTATCAAAGCATTTGAAATAAATGTTTCGTGCCCAAACGTAAAAGATGGTGGTTTGTCTTTTGGAAATAATCTAAAAGCAGTAGCAGCTATAACTGAAAAAGTCAGAGCAGTAACTAATAAACCACTTATCATAAAACTTTCGCCAAATGTATCTTATATTTTTGAATTTGCACAGGCTGCAAAAGAAAACGGAGCCGATGCTGTTTCCGCAATTAATACTCTTGTTGGCGCATCATTCAATATTCTTACTCGCAAACCAAAAATCCATAACATTACAGGTGGATTATCAGGTCCGGCAATAAAACCTATTGCAATTGCAAAAGTGCTGGAAATATCGAGACAAGTTAAAATTCCTATAATTGGTGTCGGTGGGATTATGGATTGGAAAGACGTAATTGAGTTTATAATTGCAGGCTCTACAGCTGTACAAATAGGTACACTAAATTTTATTGATCCAACTGCACCGGGTAAAATTGTCAATCAACTCGAAGAATTTTGCATCAACAATGGAATTAAGAAAATCACAGATCTAATTGCATCATATAAATTATAA
- a CDS encoding NTP transferase domain-containing protein → MELYSVIMAGGIGARFWPRSKKKSPKQLLKIVGEKTMIQETFRRLNGLVPRENILIVTNETQKPGILEQLPEVPPENIILEPFGRNTAACIGLASVIIKRRSPDAVTFVMPADHIIRDNENFINTLKTAAQFSFDNNALLTIGIQPTKPETGYGYIQIDEDSAKNNVFKVLTFAEKPNYSTAVNFIKSGDFFWNSGMFIWKINTILNEFKNLMPDLYEGLVKMEDNLDKPDFQNTLSDIYGHLKSISIDYGIMEKSDKVFLVKGNFYWSDVGSWDAVYDLSEKDPDGNVKVGTIYTDMALDSYIYSPDKFTAVIGLDNIIVINTNNALLICKRDKAQDVKNIIDYLKLNKLDEQL, encoded by the coding sequence ATGGAATTATATTCAGTAATAATGGCTGGTGGTATTGGAGCACGATTCTGGCCAAGAAGTAAGAAGAAAAGTCCAAAACAACTTCTGAAAATTGTTGGTGAAAAGACAATGATTCAGGAAACATTTAGGAGATTAAACGGACTTGTCCCGCGTGAAAATATATTGATAGTAACTAATGAAACACAAAAACCTGGTATTCTCGAACAACTTCCCGAAGTTCCTCCTGAAAATATTATACTTGAACCTTTTGGAAGAAATACCGCAGCTTGTATCGGACTGGCTTCCGTAATTATTAAAAGAAGATCACCTGATGCGGTTACTTTTGTAATGCCAGCCGATCATATTATCAGAGACAATGAAAATTTTATAAATACATTAAAAACTGCAGCACAATTTTCTTTTGATAATAATGCGTTGTTAACTATTGGAATTCAGCCAACAAAACCTGAGACAGGCTATGGTTATATCCAGATTGATGAAGACTCAGCTAAGAATAATGTTTTCAAAGTTTTAACATTTGCAGAAAAACCAAATTATTCTACTGCTGTTAATTTTATAAAGAGCGGAGATTTTTTCTGGAATAGTGGAATGTTCATCTGGAAAATAAATACTATCCTTAATGAGTTTAAAAATTTAATGCCCGATCTATATGAGGGATTGGTAAAAATGGAAGACAATCTGGACAAACCGGATTTCCAGAATACTCTGTCAGACATTTACGGTCATCTGAAAAGTATTTCGATTGATTATGGAATCATGGAGAAATCTGATAAAGTTTTTCTGGTCAAAGGTAATTTCTATTGGAGCGATGTCGGTAGCTGGGATGCTGTTTATGATTTAAGCGAAAAAGATCCTGATGGAAATGTTAAAGTTGGAACTATTTACACCGATATGGCTTTGGATTCGTACATCTACTCGCCTGATAAATTTACTGCAGTAATCGGATTAGATAATATTATTGTGATCAACACAAACAATGCTCTGCTTATTTGCAAAAGAGATAAAGCTCAGGATGTAAAAAATATTATCGACTATCTTAAATTGAATAAACTTGACGAACAGCTTTAA
- a CDS encoding dihydroorotate dehydrogenase electron transfer subunit encodes MFIINSPLEEILEINPQIFLLKVFSPELAAVIKPGQFLNIRVTNRTSPLLRRPFSVCDVEGDHLYLMFNITGEGTNMLAHKPIGSDLDILGPLGNGFNLEGNYNTAVIVAGGLGAAPFPYVTRMLDGKKKILSFVGGRSRHDVITYNLKNEKIASDDGSLGVKGNVIQLLEQNLPILQNDRIKVFGCGPNAMLRALKEFCLKYNFECEVSTECAMACGFGICQGCPIESTKQSDKYLLVCTDGPVFNIKDVVI; translated from the coding sequence TTGTTCATCATAAATTCACCTCTTGAAGAAATCCTGGAAATAAATCCTCAGATTTTTCTCCTTAAAGTTTTTTCTCCTGAGCTTGCAGCAGTTATTAAACCTGGTCAGTTTTTGAATATCAGGGTGACCAACCGAACTTCACCACTTCTGCGAAGACCTTTTAGTGTTTGCGATGTTGAAGGAGACCATTTGTATCTGATGTTCAACATTACAGGAGAAGGAACTAATATGCTTGCACACAAACCAATCGGCAGCGATCTGGATATTCTCGGACCACTTGGAAATGGTTTTAATCTTGAAGGAAATTACAACACAGCCGTGATTGTAGCTGGCGGATTGGGAGCTGCACCTTTTCCTTATGTAACACGGATGTTAGATGGAAAGAAAAAAATTCTTTCATTTGTTGGTGGAAGATCAAGACACGATGTTATAACTTATAATCTGAAGAATGAAAAAATTGCATCTGACGATGGAAGTCTGGGTGTAAAAGGTAACGTTATCCAATTGCTTGAACAGAATTTACCAATTTTGCAGAATGACAGAATAAAAGTATTTGGTTGCGGACCGAATGCGATGCTTAGAGCATTAAAAGAGTTTTGTCTTAAGTACAACTTCGAGTGTGAAGTATCAACCGAATGTGCAATGGCATGCGGTTTTGGAATTTGTCAGGGTTGTCCTATTGAATCAACCAAACAATCTGATAAATATTTGCTTGTATGTACGGATGGACCCGTTTTTAATATTAAGGATGTGGTGATATGA
- the rpiB gene encoding ribose 5-phosphate isomerase B: protein MKILVTERDIIELEKQGIKVLQKTKNTIITPLAADRIKSSKFTVVEKEVLHDNSSQKLASVFPTLRKKVIFGSDHTGFKLKNILIKYLADKNYEITDAGTFNEQSCDYPDYAKIVAVSVSKGENDFGILIDATGIPSSITANKIKGIRAATCYNTFSARSARAHNNANIIVVGVKALGEESIKLIIDEWLVTKFEGGRHQHRLDKISRIENDSSSQKSNQSNNFEISE, encoded by the coding sequence ATGAAAATACTGGTAACTGAAAGAGATATCATAGAACTTGAAAAGCAGGGGATCAAAGTTTTACAAAAAACAAAGAATACAATTATTACTCCTCTCGCTGCTGACCGTATCAAATCTTCCAAATTTACCGTGGTAGAAAAAGAAGTATTACACGATAATAGTTCGCAAAAATTAGCCAGCGTATTTCCCACACTGCGGAAAAAAGTAATTTTCGGAAGTGATCATACAGGATTCAAACTAAAAAATATTTTGATAAAGTATCTGGCAGATAAAAATTATGAAATTACAGATGCAGGTACATTCAATGAACAATCCTGTGATTATCCTGATTATGCAAAAATCGTAGCAGTAAGTGTATCGAAAGGTGAGAATGATTTTGGAATTTTAATCGATGCAACTGGAATTCCATCCTCTATCACGGCAAATAAGATAAAAGGAATCAGAGCAGCAACCTGCTACAATACATTCAGCGCAAGAAGTGCACGCGCACATAACAACGCAAACATTATTGTTGTTGGTGTAAAAGCTCTTGGTGAAGAGTCAATAAAATTAATCATTGATGAATGGCTTGTCACTAAATTTGAGGGTGGCAGACATCAGCACAGACTCGATAAAATATCCAGGATTGAAAATGATTCTTCTTCTCAGAAGAGTAACCAATCAAATAATTTTGAAATAAGTGAATGA
- the nuoB gene encoding NADH-quinone oxidoreductase subunit NuoB, translated as MGLLDQEFTDGNIVIAKAEDLFNWARLSSLWQVGFGLACCAIEMMATSASHYDFDRFGVIPRPSPRQSDVIIISGTVTLKMAIRVKRLYEQMPDPKYVISMGSCANCGGPYWEHGYHVLKGVDRVIPVDVYVPGCPPRPEALLEGLLKLQEKIRNESIVKTSKSAIVGKSA; from the coding sequence ATGGGATTACTAGATCAGGAATTTACGGATGGTAATATAGTGATTGCGAAAGCTGAGGATCTTTTCAATTGGGCAAGACTATCCTCACTTTGGCAAGTCGGTTTTGGTTTAGCCTGCTGTGCGATCGAAATGATGGCAACTTCGGCTTCACACTATGATTTTGACAGATTTGGAGTAATACCACGTCCATCACCAAGACAATCTGATGTAATAATTATTTCCGGAACTGTAACACTTAAAATGGCTATTCGTGTTAAAAGATTATATGAGCAAATGCCGGATCCAAAATACGTTATTTCTATGGGAAGCTGTGCAAACTGCGGTGGTCCTTATTGGGAACACGGTTATCATGTATTAAAAGGCGTTGACAGAGTAATTCCCGTTGACGTTTATGTTCCCGGCTGTCCTCCACGACCTGAAGCATTATTAGAAGGGTTATTAAAGCTTCAGGAAAAAATTAGAAATGAATCTATTGTTAAGACAAGTAAGTCCGCCATCGTCGGAAAGAGTGCATGA